The following are encoded in a window of Castanea sativa cultivar Marrone di Chiusa Pesio chromosome 5, ASM4071231v1 genomic DNA:
- the LOC142634679 gene encoding secreted RxLR effector protein 161-like, giving the protein MVSPNSVRDEHDWKVESLPWIVDSSARVSSIRTPMSPNVKLTVDVLRKSVDPSLYRSMIGSLLYFTASRPDISYNVGVCARCQANSKESHMTALKRIIKYVKTTTDFGVWYSEDTNDVLARYSDADWTGNADDRKSSSGDCFYVGNNLVSWMSEKQNSVSLSTTEAEYIVAGICCTQLLRMQKLLHDYGIHQEHLTIYCDNTSAINISKNPVQHS; this is encoded by the exons ATGGTTTCTCCAAACTCAGTTcgagatgagcatgattggaAAGTTGAATCACTTCCTTGGATTGTAGATTCGTCAGCAAGAGTCAG TTCTATTAGAACCCCCATGAGtccaaatgttaaactcactgtTGATGTGTTAAGAAAAAGTGTTGATCCGTCTctctatagaagcatgataggtagtcttctttACTTCACTGCTTCCAGACCTGACATTAGTTACAATGtgggagtgtgtgctagatgTCAGGCTAATTCCAAAGAGTCACATATGACtgctttgaaaagaatcataaagtatgtcaaaaccacTACCGACTTTGGTGTGTGGTACAGCGAGGACACTAATGATGTCTTAGCCAGGTATTCAGATGCGGATTGGACTGGGAATGCTGATGATAGGAAGAGTTCTTCCGGGGACTGTttttatgtgggtaataatcttgtctctTGGATGAGCGAAAAGCAGAACTCCGTCTCATTATCCACTACAGAGGCTGAATACATCGTTGCTGGTATCTGTTGCACCCAACTTCTAcggatgcaaaaactcctccatGACTATGGTATTCATCAAGAGCACCTCACTATCTATTGTGACAATACCAGTGCCATCAACATCTCTAAGAATCCGGTTCAACATTCTTGA